One part of the Stigmatopora argus isolate UIUO_Sarg chromosome 8, RoL_Sarg_1.0, whole genome shotgun sequence genome encodes these proteins:
- the zbtb11 gene encoding zinc finger and BTB domain-containing protein 11 isoform X2 encodes MLDRLNQQRVSNQFCDVTLLIEGEDFRAHKAVLAACSEYFNELFVERGAASTHEAVVDLAGFTKDSFLPLLDFAYTSTLTFNFGVMAEIANLARHLLMPEVLQICESVHKQVEDQRLVVYQRGESHAPETDQAAESAGDAPAADEAAAYTVTIQSDGSAVVTRAGLPVEGESFAIMAPAGSEQPEEVAAQAVEAGETLTLIAHQGALMSEEGETMTLVTHSGQAGASESLAVVSACLAIEQPGGAEDFLLNVEAEQKKPEEDHTGSSVEPPTQGESAPEALAPQPVKRKRGRPAKVKKEPATEAFVAPPPPPEDEAQDVEPCDPGQEGAGDGRRLRQRSMVEGGYARLHMGLDEDDEGKAAAATPPLGSPAPKVGPRPGKRGRPPKQPEENPMASPPGQETVQEHPEGAEAAPGEEAGTTEATAPDGPPEADPEAGAEGDAESGHTCHECGLSFPRRYALIMHAMKHDKARGYKCSLCSKEFQYAASLRAHLARHKQQSGGQRGAAPKSASPSPSSSATAARQPAWPSSAKREFVCDICGKTLPKLYSLRIHMLHHTGMRPHSCNACGKSFAHKHGLKMHRTLHDVSKQFQCRFCHKSFVSKRSMEEHTSMHTGESKYLCNTCGATFHRASALSKHLKKHRPKPEVRAFACSHCDKSFYEAKDLQQHMNKHMGLKPFQCQQCGKCYSWKKDWYSHVKSHSVAEPFKCNVCGKEFFEKALFRRHVKKATHGKKGRVKQNLERECEHCGRKFTQLREYRRHINNHQGVKPFECVTCGVAWADARSLKRHVRTHTGERPYVCPNCQEAHIDARTLRKHMSKYHADSLPGKIMLEKDTLQFHNQGTQVEHAVSILASDLPPELRPPPDATDAGGCEEIETVLITEETVEAVQAVQAAEALDGVDGQAGATLTDQGIMQVVNYVLAQQAMAGVKMDDAPEAIQTMEVVEVAEVE; translated from the exons ATGCTGGACCGACTCAATCAGCAGCGCGTTAGCAATCAGTTCTGCGACGTCACCCTGCTGATCGAAGGCGAAGATTTCCGGGCGCACAAGGCGGTGTTGGCGGCGTGCAGCGAGTACTTCAACGAGCTGTTCGTCGAGAGGGGCGCCGCGTCCACGCACGAGGCCGTGGTCGACCTCGCCG GTTTCACCAAAGACAGCTTCCTGCCTCTGCTGGATTTCGCATACACCTCCACGCTGACGTTCAACTTCGGCGTCATGGCCGAGATCGCCAACCTGGCGCGCCACCTGCTCATGCCCGAGGTTTTGCAGATCTGCGAATCCGTGCACAAGCAGGTGGAAGACCAGAGGCTCGTCGTATACCAACGTGGGGAGAGCCACGCCCCCGAGACGGACCAGGCGGCCGAGTCGGCCGGCGACGCCCCCGCCGCCGACGAGGCGGCCGCGTACACCGTCACCATACAGAGCGACGGCAGCGCCGTGGTCACCCGCGCGGGGCTGCCCGTGGAAGGGGAGTCGTTCGCCATCATGGCGCCCGCCGGAAGCGAGCAGCCGGAGGAGGTCGCGGCCCAGGCGGTGGAGGCTGGCGAGACCCTGACGCTGATTGCGCACCAGGGGGCGCTGATGAGCGAGGAAGGGGAAACCATGACGTTAGTCACGCACAGCGGGCAGGCGGGTGCTTCCGAGTCCTTGGCGGTGGTCTCGGCCTGCTTGGCGATCGAGCAGCCCGGCGGGGCCGAGGACTTTCTTTTGAACGTGGAGGCGGAGCAAAAGAAGCCCGAAGAAGACCACACGGGGTCCTCGGTCGAACCGCCGACGCAGGGGGAATCGGCCCCCGAGGCCCTCGCCCCGCAACCCGTCAAACGGAAACGGGGGCGTCCGGCCAAGGTGAAGAAGGAACCCGCCACGGAGGCGTTTGTCGCGCCACCTCCGCCGCCGGAAGACGAGGCGCAGGACGTGGAACCGTGCGACCCTGGCCAGGAAGGGGCGGGTGACGGACGCCGACTGCGCCAGCGCTCCATGGTGGAGGGCGGCTACGCTCGCCTCCACATGGGATTGGATGAGGACGACGAGGGGAAGGCCGCTGCCGCCACGCCTCCGCTCGGTTCACCCGCACCAAAG GTGGGACCGAGACCCGGAAAGAGGGGCCGCCCTCCCAAGCAGCCGGAGGAGAACCCGATGGCATCGCCGCCGGGACAGGAGACGGTCCAAGAACACCCGGAAGGTGCCGAGGCAGCACCGGGCGAAGAGGCGGGCACAACAGAGGCCACCGCCCCGGATGGGCCGCCGGAGGCTGACCCCGAGGCGGGTGCAGAGGGCGACGCGGAGAGTGGCCACACGTGCCACGAGTGCGGCTTGTCCTTTCCCCGCCGCTACGCTCTTATCATGCACGCCATGAAGCACGACAAAGCTCGGGGATACAAGTGCAGC CTATGCAGCAAAGAGTTCCAGTACGCCGCCTCCCTGCGCGCCCACCTGGCCCGCCACAAGCAGCAGAGCGGCGGGCAGCGTGGGGCGGCCCCCAAGTCGGCCTCGCCCTCGCCGTCCTCCTCGGCGACGGCCGCCCGCCAGCCGGCGTGGCCCTCGTCGGCCAAGCGCGAGTTCGTGTGCGACATCTGCGGCAAGACGCTGCCCAAGCTGTACTCCCTGCGCATCCACATGCTGCACCACACGGGCATGCGCCCGCACTCGTGCAATGCGTGCGGCAAGAGCTTCGCCCACAAGCACGGGCTGAAGATGCACCGCACCCTCCACGACGTCAGCAAGCAGTTCCAGTGCCGCTTCTGCCACAAGTCCTTCGTCAGCAAGCGCAGCATGGAGGAGCACACCAGCATGCACACGGGCGAGTCCAAGTACCTGTGCAACACCTGCGGCGCCACCTTTCACCGGGCCTCGGCCCTCAGCAAGCATCTAAAGAAGCACCGCCCCAAGCCCGAAGTGCGCGCCTTCGCCTGTTCGCA TTGCGACAAGAGCTTCTACGAGGCCAAAGACCTGCAGCAGCACATGAACAAGCACATGGGCCTCAAGCCGTTCCAGTGCCAGCAGTGCGGAAAGTGCTACAGCTGGAAGAAAGACTGGTACTCGCACGTCAAGTCGCACAGCGTCGCCGAGCCTTTCAa GTGCAATGTGTGCGGCAAAGAGTTTTTCGAGAAGGCCCTGTTCCGGCGTCATGTGAAGAAAGCCACGCACGGCAAGAAAGGTCGCGTCAAGCAGAACCTGGAGCGAGAGTGCGAGCACTGCGGCAGGAAGTTCACGCAGCTCCGAGAGTACAGGAGGCACATCAACAACCATCAAG GCGTGAAGCCGTTCGAGTGCGTAACCTGCGGCGTGGCGTGGGCCGACGCCCGCTCGCTGAAACGCCACGTGCGCACGCACACGGGCGAGCGCCCTTACGTTTGCCCCAACTGCCAGGAGGCGCACATCGACGCCCGCACGCTACGCAAGCACATGAGCAAGTACCACGCCGACAGCCTGCCGGGCAAGATCATGCTGGAGAAGGACACGTTGCAGTTCCACAACCAGGGCACGCAGGTGGAACACGCCGTCAGCATCCTGGCGTCCGACCTGCCGCCCGAGCTGCGGCCGCCGCCGGACGCCACCGACGCCGGCGGCTGCGAGGAGATCGAGACCGTGCTCATCACCGAGGAGACGGTGGAGGCGGTGCAGGCCGTGCAGGCGGCCGAGGCTCTGGACGGCGTCGACGGACAGGCGGGCGCCACGCTCACCGACCAGGGCATCATGCAGGTGGTCAACTACGTGTTGGCGCAGCAGGCCATGGCGGGAGTCAAGATGGACGACGCCCCCGAAGCTATTCAGACCATGGAGGTGGTGGAGGTGGCTGAGGTAGAGTGA
- the zbtb11 gene encoding zinc finger and BTB domain-containing protein 11 isoform X1, whose amino-acid sequence MSCEESYLAIIRYLTDEREPYAPGTPGNTKRKIRKAAACYVVRGGTLLYQRRLKGQDAFTELEVVLRDERRKELIERTHVTEAGDHLSQQLTWETISQKYWWRGILKDVKDHVRECGACASRRGADDGAGLGARVFNRVRKRKREDDGDVYEEEDEELEEGEEADDILFHSDPLCRVYLNSNGEVQQFLSKHGQTMLDRLNQQRVSNQFCDVTLLIEGEDFRAHKAVLAACSEYFNELFVERGAASTHEAVVDLAGFTKDSFLPLLDFAYTSTLTFNFGVMAEIANLARHLLMPEVLQICESVHKQVEDQRLVVYQRGESHAPETDQAAESAGDAPAADEAAAYTVTIQSDGSAVVTRAGLPVEGESFAIMAPAGSEQPEEVAAQAVEAGETLTLIAHQGALMSEEGETMTLVTHSGQAGASESLAVVSACLAIEQPGGAEDFLLNVEAEQKKPEEDHTGSSVEPPTQGESAPEALAPQPVKRKRGRPAKVKKEPATEAFVAPPPPPEDEAQDVEPCDPGQEGAGDGRRLRQRSMVEGGYARLHMGLDEDDEGKAAAATPPLGSPAPKVGPRPGKRGRPPKQPEENPMASPPGQETVQEHPEGAEAAPGEEAGTTEATAPDGPPEADPEAGAEGDAESGHTCHECGLSFPRRYALIMHAMKHDKARGYKCSLCSKEFQYAASLRAHLARHKQQSGGQRGAAPKSASPSPSSSATAARQPAWPSSAKREFVCDICGKTLPKLYSLRIHMLHHTGMRPHSCNACGKSFAHKHGLKMHRTLHDVSKQFQCRFCHKSFVSKRSMEEHTSMHTGESKYLCNTCGATFHRASALSKHLKKHRPKPEVRAFACSHCDKSFYEAKDLQQHMNKHMGLKPFQCQQCGKCYSWKKDWYSHVKSHSVAEPFKCNVCGKEFFEKALFRRHVKKATHGKKGRVKQNLERECEHCGRKFTQLREYRRHINNHQGVKPFECVTCGVAWADARSLKRHVRTHTGERPYVCPNCQEAHIDARTLRKHMSKYHADSLPGKIMLEKDTLQFHNQGTQVEHAVSILASDLPPELRPPPDATDAGGCEEIETVLITEETVEAVQAVQAAEALDGVDGQAGATLTDQGIMQVVNYVLAQQAMAGVKMDDAPEAIQTMEVVEVAEVE is encoded by the exons ATGTCGTGCGAGGAAAGCTACTTGGCCATCATCCGCTATCTGACGGACGAACGGGAGCCGTACGCTCCGGGCACGCCGGGTAACACCAAGCGGAAGATACGAAAAGCGGCCGCCTGCTACGTGGTCCGGGGCGGCACGCTGCTTTACCAGCGGCGGTTGAAGGGCCAGGACGCTTTCACCGAGCTGGAGGTGGTGCTGCGGGACGAGCGCAGGAAGGAACTGATCGAGCGGACGCACGTCACCGAGGCGGGGGACCACCTCTCCCAGCAACTCACTTGGGAGACTATCTCGCAGAAGTACTGGTGGAGAG GGATCCTTAAGGACGTGAAGGATCACGTCCGCGAATGTGGCGCCTGCGCAAGCCGACGTGGCGCGGACGACGGCGCCGGATTGGGCGCCCGTGTCTTCAACCGGGTCAGGAAACGCAAGCGAGAAGACGATGGCGACGTCTACGAGGAGGAAGACGAAGAGTTGGAGGAGGGCGAAGAGGCGGACGACATCTTATTCCACAGCGACCCTTTGTGTCGCGTTTAT ttGAACAGCAATGGCGAGGTGCAGCAGTTCTTGTCCAAACACGGGCAAACCATGCTGGACCGACTCAATCAGCAGCGCGTTAGCAATCAGTTCTGCGACGTCACCCTGCTGATCGAAGGCGAAGATTTCCGGGCGCACAAGGCGGTGTTGGCGGCGTGCAGCGAGTACTTCAACGAGCTGTTCGTCGAGAGGGGCGCCGCGTCCACGCACGAGGCCGTGGTCGACCTCGCCG GTTTCACCAAAGACAGCTTCCTGCCTCTGCTGGATTTCGCATACACCTCCACGCTGACGTTCAACTTCGGCGTCATGGCCGAGATCGCCAACCTGGCGCGCCACCTGCTCATGCCCGAGGTTTTGCAGATCTGCGAATCCGTGCACAAGCAGGTGGAAGACCAGAGGCTCGTCGTATACCAACGTGGGGAGAGCCACGCCCCCGAGACGGACCAGGCGGCCGAGTCGGCCGGCGACGCCCCCGCCGCCGACGAGGCGGCCGCGTACACCGTCACCATACAGAGCGACGGCAGCGCCGTGGTCACCCGCGCGGGGCTGCCCGTGGAAGGGGAGTCGTTCGCCATCATGGCGCCCGCCGGAAGCGAGCAGCCGGAGGAGGTCGCGGCCCAGGCGGTGGAGGCTGGCGAGACCCTGACGCTGATTGCGCACCAGGGGGCGCTGATGAGCGAGGAAGGGGAAACCATGACGTTAGTCACGCACAGCGGGCAGGCGGGTGCTTCCGAGTCCTTGGCGGTGGTCTCGGCCTGCTTGGCGATCGAGCAGCCCGGCGGGGCCGAGGACTTTCTTTTGAACGTGGAGGCGGAGCAAAAGAAGCCCGAAGAAGACCACACGGGGTCCTCGGTCGAACCGCCGACGCAGGGGGAATCGGCCCCCGAGGCCCTCGCCCCGCAACCCGTCAAACGGAAACGGGGGCGTCCGGCCAAGGTGAAGAAGGAACCCGCCACGGAGGCGTTTGTCGCGCCACCTCCGCCGCCGGAAGACGAGGCGCAGGACGTGGAACCGTGCGACCCTGGCCAGGAAGGGGCGGGTGACGGACGCCGACTGCGCCAGCGCTCCATGGTGGAGGGCGGCTACGCTCGCCTCCACATGGGATTGGATGAGGACGACGAGGGGAAGGCCGCTGCCGCCACGCCTCCGCTCGGTTCACCCGCACCAAAG GTGGGACCGAGACCCGGAAAGAGGGGCCGCCCTCCCAAGCAGCCGGAGGAGAACCCGATGGCATCGCCGCCGGGACAGGAGACGGTCCAAGAACACCCGGAAGGTGCCGAGGCAGCACCGGGCGAAGAGGCGGGCACAACAGAGGCCACCGCCCCGGATGGGCCGCCGGAGGCTGACCCCGAGGCGGGTGCAGAGGGCGACGCGGAGAGTGGCCACACGTGCCACGAGTGCGGCTTGTCCTTTCCCCGCCGCTACGCTCTTATCATGCACGCCATGAAGCACGACAAAGCTCGGGGATACAAGTGCAGC CTATGCAGCAAAGAGTTCCAGTACGCCGCCTCCCTGCGCGCCCACCTGGCCCGCCACAAGCAGCAGAGCGGCGGGCAGCGTGGGGCGGCCCCCAAGTCGGCCTCGCCCTCGCCGTCCTCCTCGGCGACGGCCGCCCGCCAGCCGGCGTGGCCCTCGTCGGCCAAGCGCGAGTTCGTGTGCGACATCTGCGGCAAGACGCTGCCCAAGCTGTACTCCCTGCGCATCCACATGCTGCACCACACGGGCATGCGCCCGCACTCGTGCAATGCGTGCGGCAAGAGCTTCGCCCACAAGCACGGGCTGAAGATGCACCGCACCCTCCACGACGTCAGCAAGCAGTTCCAGTGCCGCTTCTGCCACAAGTCCTTCGTCAGCAAGCGCAGCATGGAGGAGCACACCAGCATGCACACGGGCGAGTCCAAGTACCTGTGCAACACCTGCGGCGCCACCTTTCACCGGGCCTCGGCCCTCAGCAAGCATCTAAAGAAGCACCGCCCCAAGCCCGAAGTGCGCGCCTTCGCCTGTTCGCA TTGCGACAAGAGCTTCTACGAGGCCAAAGACCTGCAGCAGCACATGAACAAGCACATGGGCCTCAAGCCGTTCCAGTGCCAGCAGTGCGGAAAGTGCTACAGCTGGAAGAAAGACTGGTACTCGCACGTCAAGTCGCACAGCGTCGCCGAGCCTTTCAa GTGCAATGTGTGCGGCAAAGAGTTTTTCGAGAAGGCCCTGTTCCGGCGTCATGTGAAGAAAGCCACGCACGGCAAGAAAGGTCGCGTCAAGCAGAACCTGGAGCGAGAGTGCGAGCACTGCGGCAGGAAGTTCACGCAGCTCCGAGAGTACAGGAGGCACATCAACAACCATCAAG GCGTGAAGCCGTTCGAGTGCGTAACCTGCGGCGTGGCGTGGGCCGACGCCCGCTCGCTGAAACGCCACGTGCGCACGCACACGGGCGAGCGCCCTTACGTTTGCCCCAACTGCCAGGAGGCGCACATCGACGCCCGCACGCTACGCAAGCACATGAGCAAGTACCACGCCGACAGCCTGCCGGGCAAGATCATGCTGGAGAAGGACACGTTGCAGTTCCACAACCAGGGCACGCAGGTGGAACACGCCGTCAGCATCCTGGCGTCCGACCTGCCGCCCGAGCTGCGGCCGCCGCCGGACGCCACCGACGCCGGCGGCTGCGAGGAGATCGAGACCGTGCTCATCACCGAGGAGACGGTGGAGGCGGTGCAGGCCGTGCAGGCGGCCGAGGCTCTGGACGGCGTCGACGGACAGGCGGGCGCCACGCTCACCGACCAGGGCATCATGCAGGTGGTCAACTACGTGTTGGCGCAGCAGGCCATGGCGGGAGTCAAGATGGACGACGCCCCCGAAGCTATTCAGACCATGGAGGTGGTGGAGGTGGCTGAGGTAGAGTGA
- the atp1b1a gene encoding sodium/potassium-transporting ATPase subunit beta-1a, producing MSGNKDTDGGWKSFLWNSEKKEFLGRTGGSWFKIFLFYTIFYGCLAAIFVGTIQVMLLTLSNYKPTYQDRVAPPGLSHTPRSEKAVISFNMSDAKTYDKYVESIGKLLKLYDDDLQVDLMKYEDCGDTAKPYNERGTIESDLGQRKACKYRRSWLQSCSGLSDETFGFRAGEPCIIVKLNRIINFRPKAPAGSDELPPQIQARVSPNSVPIFCKNKREEDGDKIGPIQYFGFDGSFPLQYYPYYGRVLHSNYLQPLVAIKFTNVTPGKELRVECKVYGANINYSEKDRYQGRFDIKLTVNS from the exons ATGTCGGGGAATAAGGACACCGACGGCGGTTGGAAAAGCTTTCTGTGGAATTCTGAGAAGAAGGAGTTTCTGGGGAGAACAGGCGGCAGTTGGt TCAAAATCTTTCTGTTCTACACCATCTTCTACGGATGCCTGGCGGCCATCTTTGTGGGGACCATTCAGGTGATGTTGCTCACCTTGAGCAACTACAAACCCACCTACCAGGACCGGGTGGCACCCCCAG gtctGTCACATACGCCGCGCTCGGAAAAGGCGGTGATATCGTTCAACATGAGCGACGCCAAGACGTACGACAAGTACGTGGAGAGCATCGGAAAATTGCTCAAGCTCTACGACGATGACCTCCAAGTCGACCTGATGAAATACGAAGACTGCGGAG ACACGGCCAAGCCTTACAACGAACGCGGCACCATCGAATCGGACCTGGGCCAGCGTAAGGCCTGCAAGTACCGCCGGTCCTGGTTGCAAAGCTGCTCGGGCCTGAGCGACGAGACCTTCGGCTTCCGCGCCGGGGAGCCGTGCATCATCGTCAAACTCAACCGCATCATCAACTTCAGGCCCAAG GCCCCCGCGGGGAGCGACGAGCTGCCTCCGCAAATTCAGGCCAGAGTCTCGCCCAACTCGGTGCCCATTTTCTGTAAGAACAAG CGCGAGGAAGACGGCGACAAAATAGGCCCCATCCAGTACTTTGGCTTCGACGGCAGCTTCCCGCTGCAGTACTACCCGTACTACGGGCGGGTCCTGCACTCCAACTACCTGCAGCCCCTGGTGGCCATCAAGTTCACCAACGTGACGCCGGGCAAGGAGTTGCGCGTCGAGTGCAAGGTGTACGGTGCCAACATCAACTACAGCGAAAAGGATCGCTATCAGGGACGATTCGACATCAAGCTCACCGTCAACTCGTGA